One stretch of Campylobacter sp. CCS1377 DNA includes these proteins:
- a CDS encoding sodium-dependent transporter: MQRQTWSNTLTYILTVAGATIGFGATWRFPYLVGENGGGAYVLVFCIAMICIGIPVILVENVIGRRAMKNSVDAFKGKWQGVGYMGLLGSFGIMAYYMVLGGYVLVYIFGLLFGNFDLSSPVSKEYTNSFYTQNIEHNALFVGIFTSIFVIINWIILKKGIIDGIEKSVKFLMPMLFLCLIIVVMRNITLDGAIEGVKFYLNPNFKKITPKLFIDVLGQVFFALSLGFGVMITLSSHLNKKENLIKTATYTGILNTVIAVMAGFMIFPALFSAGLEPDKGPSLVFETLPIAFSHIHFGGLICALFFMLLLIAALTTSLPIYQVIISVLEEKFKLSKNLAINLTLGTIFILGNLPCILTYGPLRDVTLIRGKNIFDSFDFISGNILFVLTAFLCCIYVGWILKKDAIKELSNNGKIKSIWINIWYHYVKFVVPIIILVIFYFGIF, encoded by the coding sequence ATGCAAAGACAAACATGGAGCAATACCCTAACCTATATCCTAACTGTCGCCGGAGCAACCATAGGATTTGGTGCAACTTGGCGTTTTCCTTATTTAGTAGGAGAAAATGGCGGTGGGGCCTATGTATTAGTTTTTTGCATTGCGATGATTTGCATAGGAATTCCTGTTATTTTGGTTGAAAATGTCATAGGAAGACGGGCGATGAAAAATAGTGTCGATGCCTTTAAAGGAAAATGGCAAGGCGTTGGCTATATGGGACTTTTGGGCAGTTTTGGAATTATGGCTTATTATATGGTGCTTGGCGGCTATGTGTTGGTTTATATTTTTGGCTTATTATTTGGAAATTTTGACCTCTCAAGTCCTGTGAGCAAAGAATACACCAATTCTTTTTATACGCAAAATATAGAGCACAATGCCCTATTTGTAGGAATTTTTACAAGTATTTTTGTGATTATCAACTGGATCATACTAAAAAAAGGCATAATTGATGGCATAGAAAAATCTGTGAAATTCTTAATGCCTATGCTTTTTTTATGCCTTATCATTGTTGTGATGCGTAATATCACTTTAGATGGAGCAATAGAAGGAGTTAAGTTTTATTTAAACCCTAATTTTAAGAAAATCACCCCTAAACTTTTTATTGATGTTTTAGGACAAGTGTTTTTTGCGCTTTCTTTGGGATTTGGCGTGATGATCACCCTTTCTTCTCACCTCAATAAAAAAGAAAATTTAATCAAAACTGCAACTTATACCGGAATTTTAAACACAGTTATCGCTGTGATGGCAGGTTTTATGATATTTCCAGCACTTTTTTCAGCTGGACTTGAACCCGATAAAGGACCATCTTTGGTTTTTGAAACCTTACCTATAGCCTTTTCGCATATTCATTTTGGCGGACTTATTTGTGCTTTATTTTTCATGCTTTTACTCATTGCAGCACTAACTACAAGCTTGCCAATCTATCAAGTTATCATTAGCGTTTTAGAGGAAAAATTCAAGCTTTCTAAAAATTTAGCCATTAATCTTACTCTAGGAACAATTTTCATCTTAGGAAATCTACCTTGCATCTTAACCTATGGGCCGTTAAGAGATGTAACTTTGATTCGAGGTAAAAATATTTTTGATAGTTTTGATTTTATTAGTGGAAATATTTTATTTGTTTTAACAGCATTTTTGTGCTGCATTTATGTGGGCTGGATACTTAAAAAAGATGCCATTAAAGAACTTTCAAATAATGGAAAAATTAAAAGTATATGGATAAATATTTGGTATCACTATGTTAAATTTGTAGTACCTATTATTATTTTAGTTATCTTTTATTTTGGAATTTTTTAA
- a CDS encoding MvdC/MvdD family ATP grasp protein, translating to MNALKLLYFRLNLDTKSLYNTFISFQNHSWHIKNEISNIKSDDISCVWLRRSFVELSLEEKESKEKDIDFKIWRNEFNATLLGLFHSLKDLPWLNPISHAFKGDNKYYQMSLAKQLGLKIPKTIVSNEKEKLLQFCKICKSDVIFKSRNLQIRPRLSQRHICQSY from the coding sequence ATAAATGCTTTAAAATTGCTCTATTTTAGATTAAATTTAGATACAAAATCTCTTTACAATACTTTCATAAGCTTTCAAAATCATTCTTGGCATATAAAAAATGAAATTTCAAACATAAAAAGCGATGATATCTCTTGCGTTTGGCTTAGAAGATCTTTTGTTGAATTAAGCTTAGAGGAAAAAGAAAGTAAAGAAAAAGATATTGACTTTAAAATTTGGCGCAATGAATTTAACGCCACTCTTTTAGGTCTTTTTCATTCTTTAAAAGATCTACCTTGGCTAAATCCTATTTCACACGCTTTTAAAGGCGATAATAAATATTATCAAATGAGTTTAGCAAAACAACTGGGTTTAAAAATACCAAAAACTATTGTAAGTAATGAAAAAGAAAAACTACTTCAATTTTGCAAAATATGTAAATCAGATGTGATTTTTAAATCAAGAAATTTACAAATTAGACCAAGATTAAGCCAAAGGCATATATGCCAATCGTATTAA
- a CDS encoding MOSC domain-containing protein, whose product MKIQSLQIGQVKNYTHFKSGFIKDIYLNSAKVEISGIVDDGIADLKHHGGKDKAIFANSCQNYILWENFLNKKLNFGTMGENLSIDNLHESNVCIGDIHKIGDTILQVSEPRKPCVKISLVHDNKNFTREIFKSGLSGWYYKVLQKGTINLGDGIKILQKDSANLSVLELNKLFYQPKENLTIFNKLLACKNINKNWIESIEKRLNQTYDDEYMRKL is encoded by the coding sequence ATGAAAATTCAAAGCTTGCAAATAGGGCAAGTTAAAAATTACACTCATTTTAAAAGTGGCTTTATTAAGGATATATATTTAAATTCTGCTAAGGTTGAAATTTCAGGAATTGTTGATGATGGAATTGCAGATTTAAAACACCACGGCGGAAAAGATAAGGCGATTTTTGCTAATTCTTGTCAGAATTACATTTTATGGGAAAATTTTCTTAATAAAAAGTTAAATTTTGGCACAATGGGAGAAAATTTAAGTATTGACAATTTACATGAAAGCAATGTTTGTATAGGTGATATTCACAAAATTGGAGATACGATTTTACAAGTGAGCGAACCAAGAAAACCTTGTGTAAAAATTTCACTTGTGCATGATAATAAAAATTTTACTCGCGAAATTTTCAAAAGTGGTTTGAGCGGTTGGTATTACAAAGTGTTACAAAAAGGAACAATAAACTTAGGAGATGGAATAAAAATTTTACAAAAAGATTCAGCAAATTTAAGTGTGCTAGAACTCAATAAGCTTTTTTATCAACCCAAAGAAAATCTTACCATATTTAACAAACTTCTTGCTTGCAAAAATATTAACAAAAATTGGATTGAAAGCATAGAAAAAAGATTAAATCAAACTTATGATGATGAATATATGAGAAAATTATAA
- a CDS encoding enoyl-ACP reductase, whose protein sequence is MNTEFQGKTLVISGGTRGIGKAIVYEFAKVGANIAFTYNSNAEIANEMIKDLENNYKIKARAYEFNILEPENYKELFEKIDADFDRIDYFISNAIISGRAVVGGYTKFMKLKPKGINNIFTATVNAFVVGAQEAAKRMEKVGGGSIISISSTGNLVYIENYAGHGTAKAAVEAMARYAATELGEKNIRVNVVSGGPIETDALRAFTNYEEVKQATINLSPLNRMGQPEDLAGACLFLCSSKASWVTGHTFIVDGGTTFK, encoded by the coding sequence ATGAATACAGAATTTCAAGGAAAAACTCTAGTTATTAGCGGTGGAACGCGTGGAATTGGCAAGGCTATAGTTTATGAATTTGCAAAAGTGGGTGCAAATATAGCTTTTACTTATAATTCTAATGCAGAAATTGCTAATGAAATGATTAAAGATTTAGAAAATAACTATAAAATCAAAGCAAGAGCCTATGAATTTAATATTTTAGAACCAGAAAATTATAAAGAGCTTTTTGAAAAAATCGATGCTGATTTTGATAGGATTGATTATTTTATCTCAAACGCTATTATTTCAGGCCGTGCGGTTGTGGGTGGTTATACTAAATTTATGAAATTAAAACCAAAAGGGATTAATAATATTTTCACAGCTACAGTAAATGCCTTTGTTGTAGGAGCTCAAGAAGCAGCCAAAAGAATGGAAAAAGTAGGGGGTGGAAGCATTATTTCCATCTCATCTACTGGAAATTTAGTTTATATAGAAAATTACGCAGGGCATGGCACAGCAAAAGCTGCAGTGGAAGCTATGGCAAGATATGCAGCAACGGAGCTTGGAGAGAAAAATATCCGTGTGAATGTAGTAAGTGGTGGGCCGATTGAAACTGATGCTTTGAGAGCTTTTACAAATTATGAAGAAGTTAAACAGGCTACGATAAATTTAAGCCCTTTAAATCGTATGGGACAGCCTGAAGATCTAGCTGGTGCTTGTCTTTTTCTTTGCTCAAGCAAAGCAAGCTGGGTAACAGGTCATACTTTCATCGTTGATGGTGGAACGACTTTTAAATAA
- a CDS encoding pitrilysin family protein, whose translation MINYKNISLKNKLEVYALPINKNSDVISVDIFYKVGSRNEVMGKSGIAHMLEHLNFKSTKNLKAGEFDEIVKGFGGVDNASTGFDYTHYYIKCSKKNLDKALELFAELMANLNLKDEEFQPERAVVLEERRWRTDNNPLGYLYFRLFNHAFMYHPYHWTPIGFFKDIENWSIEDIKEFHSIYYQPKNAILVVSGDIESKEVFELSRKHFEKIKNTRAIPKIHTKEPKQEGAKRIYLKKKTDTELLAIGFKIPDFKHKDMSALNVLGELLGSGKSSLINEILIDRLNLINDYYSFANDSIDENLFILIFNCNPKIKAEIVEEEIWKILQDIKDAKISQQDLQKVKNNIKSDFIFSLDTASAVSNTYGSYLAKGDLRPLLEYEDRVQKLQMQDLIKCAKKYFTKQNSITVILKKD comes from the coding sequence ATGATAAATTATAAGAATATCAGTTTAAAAAATAAACTTGAAGTTTATGCTTTGCCTATCAATAAAAATAGCGATGTGATTAGTGTTGATATTTTTTATAAAGTAGGTTCAAGAAATGAAGTTATGGGGAAAAGTGGCATAGCTCATATGCTTGAACATTTAAATTTTAAAAGCACCAAAAATTTAAAAGCAGGTGAATTTGATGAGATAGTAAAGGGCTTTGGCGGGGTTGATAATGCTAGCACGGGTTTTGATTATACGCATTATTATATAAAATGCTCTAAGAAAAATTTAGATAAAGCTTTAGAGCTTTTTGCTGAGCTTATGGCAAATTTAAATTTAAAAGATGAGGAATTTCAGCCAGAACGAGCTGTGGTTTTGGAAGAGCGCAGGTGGAGAACAGATAATAATCCTTTGGGATATTTGTATTTTAGACTTTTTAATCATGCTTTTATGTATCATCCTTATCATTGGACACCAATAGGTTTTTTTAAGGATATAGAAAATTGGAGTATTGAGGATATTAAAGAATTTCATAGTATTTATTATCAACCAAAAAATGCTATTTTGGTAGTGAGTGGAGATATCGAAAGTAAAGAAGTTTTCGAGCTTTCAAGGAAACATTTTGAAAAAATTAAAAACACAAGAGCTATTCCTAAAATTCATACCAAAGAGCCAAAACAAGAAGGGGCAAAGCGTATTTACTTAAAGAAAAAAACCGATACAGAGCTTTTGGCGATTGGTTTTAAAATTCCTGATTTTAAGCACAAAGATATGAGCGCTTTAAATGTTTTAGGAGAGCTTTTAGGAAGTGGCAAGAGTTCTTTGATTAATGAAATTTTAATTGATAGGCTTAATTTGATTAATGATTATTATTCTTTTGCAAATGACTCTATTGATGAAAATTTGTTTATACTTATTTTTAATTGCAATCCAAAAATTAAAGCTGAAATTGTAGAAGAAGAAATTTGGAAAATTCTTCAAGATATAAAAGATGCTAAAATTTCGCAGCAAGATTTGCAAAAGGTTAAAAATAATATAAAAAGTGATTTTATTTTTTCTCTTGATACGGCTAGTGCGGTTTCAAATACTTATGGTTCCTATCTTGCTAAGGGTGATTTAAGGCCACTTTTAGAGTATGAAGATAGGGTGCAAAAATTACAAATGCAAGATTTGATAAAATGCGCTAAAAAATACTTTACTAAGCAAAATTCAATCACTGTAATTTTAAAAAAGGATTAA
- a CDS encoding quinone-dependent dihydroorotate dehydrogenase, giving the protein MSYEQIKPLLFKLDPENAHWLAEHSLRTLNAVFPGALSFLAHQYIVNDESLKQNLLGLDFHNPVGLAGGFDKNATMIRPLAALGFGFLEFGTFTPKAQEGNEKPRLFRLIKQESIQNAMGFNNEGAQKIASRLTQIYPFAVPLAANIGKNKITPNEQALEDYLILLKEFENLCDYFVVNISSPNTKNLRALQSEDFIKELFNKAREITQKPILLKIAPDMSVDAALSLCEVAINSSANGLIIANTSVDYSLLDNNRTFGGISGRLITEKSGIFFKELAKVLFGRTLLIASGGIDSAELAYDRIKNGANLIQVYTALIFKGPSLVKNINEGLIELLKQDGFLHISQAVGVNVK; this is encoded by the coding sequence TTGTCTTATGAACAGATTAAACCCCTTTTATTTAAATTAGATCCTGAAAATGCTCATTGGCTAGCCGAGCATAGTTTAAGGACTTTAAATGCTGTTTTTCCTGGAGCTTTAAGTTTTTTAGCACATCAATATATCGTTAATGATGAGAGTTTAAAGCAAAATTTATTAGGACTTGATTTTCATAATCCTGTGGGCTTAGCAGGTGGCTTTGATAAAAATGCTACTATGATACGCCCTCTAGCAGCACTTGGTTTTGGCTTTTTAGAATTTGGTACTTTTACACCCAAGGCTCAGGAGGGCAATGAAAAACCAAGGCTTTTCCGTCTTATAAAGCAAGAAAGTATACAAAATGCTATGGGTTTTAATAATGAAGGTGCTCAAAAAATCGCTTCTCGTCTAACTCAAATTTATCCCTTTGCCGTCCCTTTGGCCGCAAATATAGGAAAAAATAAGATCACTCCTAATGAACAAGCTTTGGAGGATTATTTAATTTTATTAAAAGAGTTTGAAAATTTATGTGATTATTTTGTTGTGAATATTTCATCGCCAAATACTAAAAATTTAAGAGCTTTGCAAAGTGAAGATTTTATTAAAGAACTTTTTAATAAAGCCAGAGAAATCACTCAAAAACCCATCTTGTTAAAAATAGCTCCTGATATGAGTGTAGATGCGGCACTTTCTTTGTGTGAGGTAGCTATAAATTCTAGCGCTAATGGCCTTATCATAGCCAATACGAGCGTGGATTATTCTTTACTTGATAATAATCGCACTTTTGGTGGCATTAGCGGAAGGCTTATTACAGAAAAAAGTGGAATTTTCTTTAAGGAGCTGGCTAAGGTTTTATTTGGTAGGACTTTGCTTATTGCAAGTGGGGGGATAGATAGTGCCGAGCTTGCATATGATCGTATTAAAAATGGAGCGAATTTAATACAGGTTTATACGGCTTTGATTTTTAAAGGTCCTTCTTTGGTTAAAAATATCAATGAAGGTCTTATAGAGCTTTTAAAGCAAGATGGATTTTTGCATATTAGCCAAGCAGTGGGAGTTAATGTTAAATGA
- the dapA gene encoding 4-hydroxy-tetrahydrodipicolinate synthase, with protein sequence MDNHTIIGAMTALITPFKNGNLDEECYYKLIQRQIKNGIDAIVPVGTTGESATLTHEEHRICIEIAVEACKNTKVKVLAGAGSNATHEAVGLAKFAQEHGADGILSVAPYYNKPSQEGLYLHYKEIARSVDIPVLLYNVPGRTGCEIATETIIKLFRDCKNIYGVKEASGNIDRSVDLLAHEPRMVLISGDDAINYPVLSNGGKGVISVTSNLLPDMISELTHLALEGNYKEAKKINDELYNINKILFCEGNPIPIKAAMFIAGLIPTLEYRLPLCPPSKENFAKIEAVMKKYNIKGF encoded by the coding sequence ATGGATAATCATACTATTATTGGAGCAATGACGGCACTTATCACTCCTTTTAAAAATGGAAATTTAGACGAGGAGTGCTATTATAAACTCATACAAAGACAAATTAAAAATGGCATTGATGCCATTGTTCCTGTAGGTACAACAGGTGAAAGTGCAACCTTGACACATGAAGAGCATAGAATTTGTATAGAAATAGCAGTAGAAGCTTGTAAAAATACTAAAGTAAAGGTTTTAGCCGGAGCAGGAAGTAATGCAACCCATGAAGCAGTGGGTCTGGCAAAATTTGCACAAGAACATGGTGCTGATGGAATTTTGAGCGTGGCGCCTTATTATAATAAACCATCTCAAGAAGGACTTTATTTACACTATAAAGAAATTGCGCGAAGTGTGGATATTCCGGTGCTTTTATATAATGTGCCAGGAAGAACGGGTTGTGAGATTGCAACTGAAACCATTATCAAGCTTTTTAGAGATTGTAAAAATATTTATGGGGTAAAAGAAGCAAGCGGAAATATAGACAGAAGTGTTGATTTACTCGCACATGAGCCAAGAATGGTTTTGATTTCTGGCGATGATGCGATCAATTATCCAGTGCTTTCTAATGGTGGAAAGGGAGTGATTTCAGTAACTTCGAATTTATTGCCGGATATGATTAGTGAATTAACCCACTTGGCTTTAGAGGGGAATTACAAAGAAGCTAAAAAAATCAACGATGAGCTTTATAATATCAATAAAATTTTATTTTGTGAGGGTAATCCTATTCCTATTAAAGCAGCTATGTTTATTGCGGGTTTAATACCGACTTTAGAATACCGCTTACCTTTATGCCCTCCAAGTAAGGAAAATTTCGCTAAAATTGAAGCGGTGATGAAAAAATATAATATTAAAGGATTTTAA